A stretch of the Streptosporangium sp. NBC_01755 genome encodes the following:
- a CDS encoding quinone-dependent dihydroorotate dehydrogenase, whose amino-acid sequence MYRLVFSQVLSRLDAEDAHHLTVRALRVLSVTPVVRGLLHRGLAPRDPALRVQAFGVHFPGPFGLAAGFDKDAGCVEALSALGFSHVEVGTITAHAQPGNARPRLFRLVGNRAIINRMGFNNAGASAAARRLSRPRGVPAIVGVNIGKTKVVPESGAVDDYVTSARKLAPLADYLVVNVSSPNTPGLRDLQAVELLSPLLRAVKEVADATPKRTPLLVKIAPDLADADVDAVADLALELGLDGIIATNTTISRQALTGAERDRGQESGGLSGRPLKARSLEVLRRLRARVGDRLVLVSAGGVEDVDDVWERLLAGATLVQGYSALIYEGPFWAHRINRELARRLRRHGVVDLRQIIGRTAA is encoded by the coding sequence ATGTACAGACTCGTCTTCTCGCAGGTCCTCAGCCGCCTCGACGCGGAGGACGCGCACCATCTGACGGTGCGCGCGCTCCGTGTCCTCTCGGTCACGCCCGTGGTCAGGGGGCTGCTCCACCGCGGCCTCGCGCCGCGCGATCCCGCACTGCGCGTACAGGCCTTCGGCGTGCACTTCCCCGGGCCGTTCGGGCTGGCGGCCGGTTTCGACAAGGACGCCGGCTGCGTGGAGGCCCTGTCCGCGCTCGGCTTCAGCCACGTCGAGGTCGGCACGATCACCGCCCACGCGCAGCCGGGCAACGCCAGGCCCCGGCTGTTCCGCCTCGTGGGAAACAGGGCGATCATCAACCGGATGGGCTTCAACAACGCCGGTGCCTCCGCGGCGGCCCGGCGGCTGAGCAGGCCCAGAGGTGTTCCGGCGATCGTCGGCGTCAACATCGGCAAGACCAAGGTCGTGCCCGAGTCGGGAGCCGTCGACGACTACGTGACCAGCGCCAGAAAGCTCGCCCCGCTGGCCGACTACCTGGTCGTCAACGTCAGCTCGCCCAACACCCCCGGGCTGCGCGACCTCCAGGCCGTGGAGCTGCTGAGCCCGCTGCTGCGGGCGGTGAAGGAGGTCGCCGACGCCACGCCCAAGCGCACCCCGCTGCTGGTCAAGATAGCTCCCGACCTGGCGGACGCCGATGTGGACGCGGTGGCCGACCTGGCCCTGGAGCTCGGGCTCGACGGCATCATCGCCACCAACACCACGATCAGCCGGCAGGCGCTGACCGGCGCCGAACGTGACCGGGGCCAGGAGAGCGGCGGCCTGTCCGGCCGGCCGCTGAAGGCGAGGTCCCTGGAGGTGCTGCGCAGGCTGCGCGCGAGGGTGGGCGACCGCCTGGTGCTCGTCTCCGCCGGCGGAGTGGAGGACGTGGACGACGTCTGGGAGCGCCTGCTCGCCGGGGCCACGCTCGTCCAGGGCTACAGTGCGCTGATCTACGAGGGGCCCTTCTGGGCGCATCGCATCAACCGCGAGCTCGCCCGCCGGCTACGCCGCCACGGCGTGGTGGACCTCCGCCAGATAATCGGCCGAACCGCGGCCTGA
- a CDS encoding phosphatase PAP2 family protein, whose protein sequence is MVRFVQGESPPHENPDDHSADLRLGVRLTLAVVAVAIFTMPFVILLVLVKTSSSPLRSFDEGIAVQLHAQALENPDYTAFLNVATEVFGPWTWRGLVLLTAAWLWYRGASRLAVWAVATIAFGGLLNLAVKGIVARARPDLPDPVASAPGAAFPSGHAMGAALGACILVLILLPFLRSPASRIVAWIVAAVVVVFVAYSRVALGVHWTSDVIAGVALGVVVVAGTSVGFEAWRRGEGRKPVEPPMEDIEPEAFR, encoded by the coding sequence ATGGTCAGATTTGTCCAAGGCGAGTCTCCACCTCACGAGAATCCCGATGATCACTCTGCTGACCTGCGCCTGGGCGTACGCCTGACGCTGGCGGTGGTGGCAGTGGCGATCTTCACGATGCCGTTCGTGATCCTGCTCGTGCTCGTGAAGACCTCCTCCTCGCCGCTCAGGAGCTTCGACGAGGGCATCGCCGTCCAGTTGCACGCCCAGGCACTGGAGAACCCCGACTACACGGCCTTCCTCAACGTGGCGACCGAGGTCTTCGGCCCCTGGACATGGCGTGGGCTGGTGCTGCTGACCGCCGCCTGGCTCTGGTACCGGGGGGCGTCGCGCCTGGCCGTCTGGGCGGTCGCCACGATCGCCTTCGGCGGCCTGCTGAACCTCGCGGTCAAGGGGATCGTCGCCCGCGCCCGGCCCGACCTGCCCGATCCGGTGGCCTCGGCGCCCGGTGCCGCCTTCCCTTCCGGCCACGCGATGGGCGCCGCGCTGGGCGCGTGCATCCTCGTGCTCATCCTGCTGCCCTTCCTGCGGAGTCCGGCCTCCCGGATCGTCGCCTGGATCGTCGCGGCGGTCGTCGTGGTGTTCGTCGCCTACAGCCGGGTGGCACTCGGCGTCCACTGGACCAGTGACGTCATCGCCGGGGTCGCGCTGGGCGTGGTGGTCGTGGCAGGGACGTCCGTGGGCTTCGAGGCCTGGCGCCGGGGAGAGGGCCGCAAACCCGTCGAGCCGCCCATGGAAGACATCGAACCCGAGGCGTTCCGGTGA
- a CDS encoding glycoside hydrolase family 15 protein, which translates to MTADPSVGALPASSFPPIADYAFLSDCEVTALVAPSGNVEWLCLPRMDSPSVFAAILDRGAGGFRIGPADLRVPAARRYLPGTMILETSWGTPTGWIIVRDLLLIGPWHHHEELSHTHRRAPTDYDSSHVLLRTVRCVSGEAQITLGCEPIFDYGRIPARWSYTDRGYHQGVARAAGQSLELKLTTDMRLGFEAGRATARTLLKEGDTRFCALSWTVHEPPYTFQEAYERLVWTAHHWQHWLARGNFPDHHWRSYLERSALTLKGLTFAPTGALIAAATTSLPETPGGNRNWDYRYAWIRDSTLALWGLYTLGFDWEADDFFWFIADVAERDEELQVMYGIDGERELNEYILDHLHGYEGARPVRVGNDAYRHRQNDVWGAVLGSFYIHTRSRDRLDERIWPILTRQVESAVRHWQEPDRGIWEVRGEPQHFTSSKVMCWVAVDRGTRLAWLREEFELATRWQAIADEIHADVCANGVSERGVFRQHYDTDALDASLLLIPLVHFLPSTDPRVRATVLAIADELTADDLVLRYKTEHTDDGLSSEEGTFTICSFWLVSALTEIGEYTRARRLCERVLSFASALGLYAEEIDPVTGRHLGNFPQAFTHLALINAVIHIIRAERERFTPTAWPTSERL; encoded by the coding sequence ATGACAGCGGATCCATCGGTGGGCGCGCTGCCCGCCTCCTCCTTCCCGCCCATCGCCGACTACGCGTTCCTTTCCGACTGCGAGGTCACCGCACTGGTCGCGCCGAGCGGGAACGTCGAATGGCTCTGCCTGCCCAGGATGGACTCCCCCAGCGTCTTCGCCGCCATCCTCGACCGGGGCGCGGGGGGTTTCCGGATCGGCCCCGCGGACCTGAGGGTGCCCGCGGCACGCCGCTACCTGCCCGGCACCATGATCCTGGAGACGAGCTGGGGCACGCCCACCGGCTGGATCATCGTGCGCGACCTGCTGCTCATCGGGCCCTGGCACCACCACGAGGAGCTCTCCCACACGCACAGGAGGGCGCCGACCGACTACGACTCCTCCCACGTGCTCCTGCGCACGGTGCGCTGCGTCAGCGGGGAGGCGCAGATCACCCTCGGCTGCGAGCCGATCTTCGACTACGGCCGCATCCCCGCCCGCTGGTCGTACACCGACAGGGGTTACCACCAGGGCGTCGCGAGGGCGGCGGGGCAGAGCTTGGAGCTCAAGCTCACCACGGACATGCGGCTGGGCTTCGAGGCCGGGCGCGCGACGGCGCGCACCCTCCTCAAGGAGGGGGACACGCGCTTCTGCGCGCTGTCGTGGACCGTGCACGAGCCGCCGTACACCTTCCAGGAGGCCTACGAGCGGCTCGTGTGGACCGCCCACCACTGGCAGCACTGGCTCGCCAGGGGAAACTTCCCCGACCACCACTGGCGGAGTTACCTGGAGCGCAGCGCCCTCACCCTCAAGGGCCTGACCTTCGCCCCGACGGGCGCGCTCATCGCGGCGGCGACCACCTCCCTGCCCGAGACCCCCGGCGGCAACCGCAACTGGGACTACCGCTACGCCTGGATCAGGGACTCGACCCTCGCCCTCTGGGGCCTTTACACGCTGGGCTTCGACTGGGAGGCCGACGACTTCTTCTGGTTCATCGCCGACGTCGCGGAGCGGGACGAGGAGCTCCAGGTCATGTACGGCATCGACGGCGAGCGCGAGCTGAACGAGTACATTCTCGACCACCTTCACGGGTACGAGGGCGCCAGGCCCGTCCGGGTCGGCAACGACGCCTACCGGCACCGCCAGAACGACGTCTGGGGCGCCGTCCTCGGCTCCTTCTACATCCACACCCGATCGCGGGATCGCCTGGACGAGCGGATCTGGCCCATCCTGACGCGACAGGTCGAGTCGGCGGTCAGACACTGGCAGGAGCCCGACCGGGGCATCTGGGAGGTTCGCGGAGAGCCGCAGCACTTCACCTCCTCGAAGGTCATGTGCTGGGTGGCGGTCGACAGGGGCACCCGGCTCGCCTGGCTCAGGGAGGAGTTCGAGCTGGCCACGCGCTGGCAGGCGATCGCCGACGAGATTCACGCCGATGTGTGCGCCAACGGCGTCAGCGAGCGAGGTGTCTTCAGACAGCACTACGACACCGACGCCCTCGACGCGTCGCTCCTGCTCATCCCGCTGGTGCACTTCCTGCCGTCCACCGACCCCCGGGTCCGTGCCACCGTTCTGGCCATCGCCGACGAACTGACGGCCGACGACCTGGTCCTGCGCTACAAGACGGAGCACACGGACGACGGTCTGTCGAGCGAGGAGGGCACCTTCACGATCTGCTCGTTCTGGCTCGTCTCGGCGCTGACGGAGATCGGGGAGTACACCCGGGCCCGCAGGCTGTGCGAGAGGGTCCTCTCCTTCGCCAGCGCTCTCGGACTCTACGCCGAGGAGATCGACCCGGTGACCGGGCGCCACCTCGGTAACTTCCCCCAGGCGTTCACCCATCTGGCGCTCATCAACGCGGTGATCCACATCATCCGCGCGGAGAGAGAGCGGTTCACCCCGACCGCATGGCCGACATCGGAGCGGTTATGA
- a CDS encoding anthrone oxygenase family protein, whose protein sequence is MSGHRAVCFGGAPVLTVLAAALHLQREGRPVLPWIVAALVLYMTVLVITMGVNVPLNNALDAAGEPDGVADLAALRERFEAVWVRWNLARTVACVAAFGCLTWALVLYGRIGPAGGS, encoded by the coding sequence CTGAGCGGCCACCGCGCCGTCTGCTTCGGCGGCGCGCCGGTGCTGACCGTCCTGGCCGCGGCGCTCCACCTCCAGCGGGAGGGGCGACCCGTGCTGCCCTGGATCGTGGCGGCGCTCGTCCTGTACATGACGGTGCTCGTCATCACCATGGGGGTCAACGTGCCGCTCAACAACGCGCTCGACGCGGCCGGGGAGCCCGACGGTGTCGCGGACCTCGCGGCGTTGCGCGAGCGGTTCGAGGCGGTGTGGGTTCGCTGGAATCTCGCCCGCACCGTGGCGTGCGTCGCCGCCTTCGGCTGCCTCACCTGGGCCCTCGTGCTGTACGGGCGCATCGGGCCGGCGGGCGGCTCGTGA
- a CDS encoding ABC transporter ATP-binding protein, whose protein sequence is MTLSARLVVTRPRFHLDIELEVAAGEVVALLGPNGAGKTTALRALAGLTALSGGRISLDGEALHTLAAERRPIGVVFQDYLLFPHLSALENVAFGPRCRGTSRAEARRDAAVWLERVGLAEHAAMKPRQLSGGQAQRVALARALAVEPRLLLMDEPLAALDAHTRLEIRSQLRRHLADFGGATVLVTHDPLDAMVLADRLVVIENGVVVQHGTPAEVARRPRTDYVARLVGLNLYRGTAAGQQVAVGEVLFSVAEHLDGPAFVAFPPSAVALYRTRPDGSPRNLWQATIEGVERHGDSVRIHLDGLIAAAADVTPAAVADLDLTPGQRIWASVKATETHVYPF, encoded by the coding sequence GTGACCCTGAGCGCCCGCCTCGTCGTCACCCGGCCCCGCTTCCACCTGGACATCGAGCTGGAGGTCGCCGCGGGTGAGGTCGTCGCCCTGCTCGGCCCCAACGGCGCGGGCAAGACCACGGCGCTGCGTGCGCTGGCCGGGCTCACCGCGCTGTCCGGCGGGCGGATCAGCCTGGACGGCGAGGCGCTGCACACCCTGGCGGCGGAAAGACGCCCGATCGGCGTGGTCTTCCAGGACTACCTGCTCTTCCCGCACCTGTCGGCACTGGAGAACGTCGCCTTCGGGCCCCGCTGCCGCGGCACCTCCAGAGCGGAGGCGCGGCGCGACGCCGCGGTCTGGCTGGAGCGCGTCGGCCTGGCCGAGCACGCCGCGATGAAACCCCGGCAGCTCTCCGGCGGTCAGGCCCAGCGCGTCGCCCTGGCCCGAGCCCTCGCCGTGGAGCCGCGGCTGCTGCTGATGGACGAGCCGCTGGCGGCCCTGGACGCCCACACCCGCCTGGAGATCCGCTCCCAGCTCCGCCGCCACCTGGCCGACTTCGGCGGCGCGACGGTCCTGGTCACCCACGATCCGCTGGACGCCATGGTGCTCGCCGACCGCCTGGTCGTCATCGAGAACGGCGTCGTCGTGCAGCACGGCACCCCCGCCGAGGTCGCCCGGCGCCCGCGCACCGACTATGTCGCCCGCCTGGTCGGCCTCAACCTCTACCGGGGCACCGCCGCCGGACAGCAGGTCGCCGTCGGAGAGGTGCTCTTCAGCGTCGCCGAGCATCTGGACGGCCCCGCGTTCGTCGCCTTCCCGCCCAGCGCGGTCGCGCTGTATCGGACCCGCCCCGACGGCAGCCCGCGCAACCTCTGGCAGGCCACGATCGAGGGCGTCGAACGGCACGGCGACAGCGTCCGCATCCACCTGGACGGACTGATCGCCGCCGCGGCCGACGTCACCCCCGCCGCCGTCGCCGACCTCGACCTCACCCCCGGGCAGCGGATCTGGGCATCGGTCAAGGCCACCGAGACCCACGTCTACCCGTTCTGA
- a CDS encoding ABC transporter permease codes for MVFLTLPLAGLLVRAPWSTLIERLSEPHVLEALRLSLVTATLATLVCLLLGVPLAWLLARVDFPGRRLVRALITVPLVLPPVVGGVALLLVLGRRGLIGQWLDTTFGITLPFTTAGVVVAETFVAMPFLVISVEGALRAADLRFEEAAATLGASRWIIFRRVTLPLIAPGIVAGAVLCWARALGEFGATITFAGNFPGRTQTMPLAVYLALETEPEAAIVLSLVLLAVSVIILAGLRDRWVSAP; via the coding sequence ATGGTCTTCCTGACACTGCCGCTGGCCGGGCTGCTGGTGCGCGCCCCCTGGTCCACGCTGATCGAGAGACTGAGCGAGCCCCATGTGCTGGAGGCGCTGCGCCTGTCGCTGGTGACCGCGACCCTGGCCACGCTGGTATGCCTGCTGCTCGGCGTGCCGCTGGCCTGGCTGCTGGCCCGCGTCGACTTCCCCGGCCGCCGCCTGGTGCGGGCACTGATCACAGTCCCCCTCGTGCTGCCCCCGGTGGTCGGCGGGGTCGCCCTGCTGCTCGTGCTGGGGCGGCGCGGCCTGATCGGCCAGTGGCTGGACACCACCTTCGGCATCACCCTGCCGTTCACCACGGCGGGAGTCGTCGTCGCCGAGACGTTCGTCGCCATGCCGTTCCTGGTCATCAGCGTCGAGGGCGCGCTGCGCGCGGCCGACCTGCGCTTCGAGGAGGCCGCCGCGACGCTGGGAGCCTCTCGCTGGATCATCTTCCGCCGTGTCACACTGCCCCTGATCGCCCCGGGCATCGTCGCCGGAGCCGTGCTGTGCTGGGCCCGCGCGCTCGGTGAGTTCGGTGCCACCATCACCTTCGCCGGCAACTTCCCCGGCCGGACCCAGACCATGCCGCTGGCCGTCTACCTCGCCCTGGAGACCGAACCCGAGGCCGCGATCGTGCTCAGCCTCGTCCTGCTCGCCGTCTCGGTGATCATCCTGGCCGGCCTGCGCGACCGGTGGGTGAGTGCCCCGTGA
- a CDS encoding TOBE domain-containing protein has product MTTFRISEAAALLGVSPDTVRRWVDAGRLAARRDEHGHRMVAGADLAAFARAQIESENGSGLSSARNRFRGIVTEVIKDAVMAQVELAAGPYRVVSLMSRQAADELGLEVGVMAVAVIKSTNVVVEIPDHARTAG; this is encoded by the coding sequence GTGACGACGTTTCGGATCAGTGAGGCCGCCGCGCTGCTGGGGGTAAGCCCCGACACCGTCCGCCGCTGGGTGGATGCCGGGCGGCTCGCGGCCCGGCGGGACGAGCACGGTCACCGGATGGTGGCGGGCGCGGATCTGGCGGCGTTCGCGCGCGCCCAGATCGAGTCCGAGAACGGCTCGGGGCTCTCCTCGGCGCGGAACCGTTTCCGCGGGATCGTGACCGAGGTGATCAAGGACGCGGTGATGGCCCAGGTGGAGCTCGCCGCTGGTCCTTACCGGGTGGTGTCGTTGATGAGCCGTCAGGCCGCCGACGAGCTGGGCCTGGAGGTGGGGGTGATGGCGGTCGCCGTGATCAAGTCCACCAACGTGGTCGTGGAGATCCCCGACCACGCCCGTACGGCGGGCTGA
- the recD2 gene encoding SF1B family DNA helicase RecD2, whose amino-acid sequence MEASVEQLVYVREDEYTIARMSAEGMPGFVASGRALGGVQPGETLRLIGAWGEHPRHGRRFEVTACERLVPATVRAIRIYLGSGLIRGIGPRLAHAIVSHFGETTLTVIDTEPGRLTEVVNIGPARQAQIADAWQEQKAIAELMVTLQGFGISPLLAAKIYQVFGVESGDILTSDPYRLIGKVRGIAFTTADRIALRSGVSESSPQRIKAAILDRLETAASRDGHCYVRLIALVAQSAELVEQDHDLVRRMLDALVADRRVVVEVSPEDQGQAVVYLKETHSRELTLTAQLTRLCQAASTLPMRAFQEDPGLDEDQRAAVNMALTSTVSIITGGPGCGKSHTVRTVAATAKAMGGTVTLTAPTGKAAKRLSELTGMPAMTVHRLLAHQPDPDSGALFEQTPAQADLIVVDEASMLDLHLATRLTAVIPAGSHLLIVGDSDQLPSIAPGSVLADLLRVEEIARIHLTRVFRQAEGSGIIRAAHRIRLGEVPPIPGGGGFWFEEVDDPDQVAERVTHLATVAIPSKQGVNPDQVQVLCPMRRGLTGTAEIGRMIQERLNPAREGVAEHWSGASVFRVGDRVMPIRNNYDKGVFNGDTGTVTAITSEERLVEIRTDDGQIVKYGFGELDELTHTYAISIHRSQGSEYPFVVAPLVTESGGVMLRRKLLYTLVTRARSWVIVVGERKALETAVHRLGHRRNTGLARRLALSLGTVLIGDRRGPQK is encoded by the coding sequence GTGGAGGCGTCTGTCGAGCAGTTGGTGTACGTCCGGGAGGACGAGTACACGATCGCGCGGATGAGCGCCGAGGGCATGCCCGGCTTCGTCGCCTCCGGCCGAGCTCTGGGCGGGGTCCAGCCGGGGGAGACGCTCCGGCTCATCGGCGCGTGGGGCGAGCATCCGCGGCATGGCAGGCGTTTCGAGGTCACGGCGTGCGAGCGGCTGGTCCCGGCCACGGTCAGGGCCATCCGGATCTATCTGGGCTCCGGCCTGATCCGGGGTATCGGGCCGAGGCTCGCCCACGCCATCGTCAGTCACTTCGGTGAGACGACGCTGACCGTCATCGACACCGAACCGGGACGGCTCACCGAGGTCGTCAACATCGGCCCCGCGCGGCAGGCCCAGATCGCCGACGCGTGGCAGGAGCAGAAGGCGATCGCCGAGCTGATGGTGACCCTGCAGGGGTTCGGGATCAGCCCGCTGCTCGCGGCCAAGATCTACCAGGTGTTCGGGGTGGAGTCGGGCGACATCCTCACCTCCGATCCGTACCGGCTCATCGGCAAGGTCAGGGGCATCGCGTTCACCACGGCCGACCGGATCGCCCTGCGCTCCGGGGTCTCCGAGAGCAGCCCGCAGCGGATCAAGGCGGCGATCCTGGACAGGCTGGAGACGGCGGCCAGCCGCGACGGGCACTGCTACGTACGGCTGATCGCCCTGGTCGCCCAGTCCGCGGAACTGGTCGAGCAGGACCACGACCTCGTCCGCCGGATGCTCGACGCCCTCGTCGCCGACCGCAGGGTGGTCGTCGAGGTCTCGCCGGAGGACCAGGGGCAGGCCGTGGTGTACCTGAAGGAGACCCACAGCCGCGAACTCACTCTGACCGCCCAGCTGACCAGGCTCTGCCAGGCCGCTTCGACACTGCCCATGCGCGCCTTCCAGGAGGATCCCGGGCTGGACGAGGATCAGCGGGCGGCGGTGAACATGGCGCTGACCAGCACAGTGTCCATCATCACCGGTGGTCCGGGCTGCGGAAAGAGCCATACCGTCAGGACCGTGGCGGCGACCGCGAAGGCGATGGGCGGTACGGTGACCCTCACGGCGCCGACCGGCAAGGCGGCCAAGCGCCTGTCGGAGCTCACCGGAATGCCCGCGATGACCGTGCACCGGCTGCTGGCCCACCAACCGGATCCCGACAGCGGTGCGCTGTTCGAGCAGACACCCGCGCAGGCCGACCTGATCGTGGTCGACGAGGCCTCCATGCTGGACCTGCACCTGGCCACCCGGCTCACCGCGGTCATACCGGCGGGCAGCCACCTGCTGATCGTGGGCGACAGCGACCAGCTCCCCAGCATCGCCCCCGGCAGCGTGCTGGCCGACCTGCTGCGCGTCGAGGAGATCGCGCGGATCCACCTGACCCGCGTCTTCCGCCAGGCCGAGGGCAGCGGGATCATCCGGGCCGCCCACCGGATCCGCCTCGGAGAGGTGCCCCCGATCCCCGGCGGGGGAGGCTTCTGGTTCGAGGAGGTCGACGACCCCGACCAGGTCGCCGAGCGGGTGACGCACCTGGCGACGGTGGCGATCCCGAGCAAGCAGGGGGTGAACCCGGACCAGGTCCAGGTGCTGTGCCCGATGCGCAGGGGCCTGACCGGGACCGCCGAGATCGGCCGGATGATCCAGGAGCGGCTCAACCCGGCTCGCGAGGGAGTCGCGGAGCACTGGTCGGGCGCCTCGGTCTTCCGGGTCGGCGACCGGGTCATGCCGATCCGCAACAACTACGACAAGGGTGTCTTCAACGGGGACACCGGCACGGTCACCGCCATCACCTCGGAGGAGAGGCTCGTCGAGATCCGCACCGACGACGGGCAGATCGTGAAGTACGGCTTCGGCGAGCTCGACGAGCTGACCCACACGTACGCCATCAGCATCCACCGCTCCCAGGGCAGCGAGTATCCCTTCGTGGTCGCGCCGCTGGTCACCGAGTCCGGGGGCGTCATGCTCCGCCGCAAGCTGCTCTACACCCTGGTCACCCGGGCGCGGTCCTGGGTGATCGTCGTCGGCGAGCGCAAGGCTCTGGAAACGGCCGTCCATCGGCTCGGCCACCGCCGCAACACCGGGCTCGCCCGCCGGCTCGCGCTGAGCCTCGGAACCGTTCTGATCGGTGACCGACGAGGACCTCAGAAGTGA